One window of the Micropterus dolomieu isolate WLL.071019.BEF.003 ecotype Adirondacks linkage group LG08, ASM2129224v1, whole genome shotgun sequence genome contains the following:
- the wnt5a gene encoding protein Wnt-5a isoform X3 → MNPLLIPEAYIIGAQPLCSQLVGLSQGQKKLCQLYQDHMQYIGEGAKTGIRECQYQFRHRRWNCSTVDNSSVFGRVMQIGSRETAFTYAISAAGVVNAVSRACREGELSSCGCSRAARPKDLPRDWLWGGCGDNLNYGYRFSKEFVDAREREKSYPKGSYESARLLMNLHNNEAGRRTVSDLAHVSCKCHGVSGSCSLKTCWLQLADFRKVGDALKEKYDSAAAMKLNSRGKMVQIHSKFNAPTSHDLVYIESSPDYCLKNQSTGSLGTVGRLCNKTSEGMDGCELMCCGRGYDQYKAQIVERCHCKFHWCCYVKCKRCTKIVDQFVCK, encoded by the exons ATGAACCCTTTACTGATCCCGGAGGCCTACATCATCGGCGCCCAGCCTCTGTGCAGCCAGCTGGTGGGCCTGTCGCAGGGCCAGAAGAAGCTGTGCCAGCTCTACCAGGACCACATGCAGTACATCGGTGAAGGTGCCAAGACAGGCATCAGAGAGTGCCAGTACCAGTTCAGACATCGGCGTTGGAACTGCAGCACAGTGGACAACTCCTCTGTTTTTGGACGGGTCATGCAAATAG gCAGTCGAGAAACGGCATTCACTTATGCCATCAGCGCGGCAGGGGTGGTGAACGCGGTGAGCCGTGCCTGCAGAGAGGGGGAGCTCTCCAgctgtgggtgcagccgtgcgGCTCGCCCCAAAGATCTGCCACGAGACTGGCTGTGGGGCGGCTGCGGAGACAACCTCAACTACGGCTACAGGTTCTCCAAGGAGTTTGTGGATGCACgtgagagggagaagagctACCCCAAAGGCTCATATGAGAGTGCCCGCCTGTTGATGAATCTTCACAACAATGAGGCTGGAAGGAGG ACGGTGTCGGACCTTGCCCACGTGTCCTGCAAGTGCCACGGGGTATCGGGCTCCTGCAGCCTGAAGACTTGCTGGCTGCAGCTGGCTGACTTCCGCAAGGTGGGCGACGCGCTGAAGGAAAAGTACGACAGCGCGGCCGCCATGAAGCTCAACTCGCGTGGGAAGATGGTGCAGATCCACAGCAAGTTCAACGCTCCCACCAGTCACGACCTGGTGTACATCGAGTCCAGTCCAGACTACTGCCTGAAGAACCAGAGCACGGGCTCCCTGGGCACAGTGGGGCGCCTTTGTAACAAGACCTCAGAGGGCATGGATGGGTGCGAGCTGATGTGCTGCGGACGCGGCTATGACCAGTACAAGGCCCAGATAGTGGAGCGCTGCCACTGTAAGTTCCACTGGTGCTGCTACGTCAAGTGCAAGCGCTGCACCAAAATCGTAGACCAATTCGTCTGCAAGTGA
- the wnt5a gene encoding protein Wnt-5a isoform X2: protein MKLGLGCVCRPVCWPFGSVLDSRNCVFALTLLTLLMQVVVEANSWWSLAMNPLLIPEAYIIGAQPLCSQLVGLSQGQKKLCQLYQDHMQYIGEGAKTGIRECQYQFRHRRWNCSTVDNSSVFGRVMQIGSRETAFTYAISAAGVVNAVSRACREGELSSCGCSRAARPKDLPRDWLWGGCGDNLNYGYRFSKEFVDAREREKSYPKGSYESARLLMNLHNNEAGRRTVSDLAHVSCKCHGVSGSCSLKTCWLQLADFRKVGDALKEKYDSAAAMKLNSRGKMVQIHSKFNAPTSHDLVYIESSPDYCLKNQSTGSLGTVGRLCNKTSEGMDGCELMCCGRGYDQYKAQIVERCHCKFHWCCYVKCKRCTKIVDQFVCK, encoded by the exons ATGAAACTGGGGCTGGGCTGTGTGTGTCGGCCGGTTTGCTGGCCCTTTGGCAGCGTGTTGGACTCCAGAAACTGTGTCTTTGCCCTCACACTCCTCACACTCCTCATgcaggtggtggtggaggcCAACTCTTGGTG GTCTCTGGCCATGAACCCTTTACTGATCCCGGAGGCCTACATCATCGGCGCCCAGCCTCTGTGCAGCCAGCTGGTGGGCCTGTCGCAGGGCCAGAAGAAGCTGTGCCAGCTCTACCAGGACCACATGCAGTACATCGGTGAAGGTGCCAAGACAGGCATCAGAGAGTGCCAGTACCAGTTCAGACATCGGCGTTGGAACTGCAGCACAGTGGACAACTCCTCTGTTTTTGGACGGGTCATGCAAATAG gCAGTCGAGAAACGGCATTCACTTATGCCATCAGCGCGGCAGGGGTGGTGAACGCGGTGAGCCGTGCCTGCAGAGAGGGGGAGCTCTCCAgctgtgggtgcagccgtgcgGCTCGCCCCAAAGATCTGCCACGAGACTGGCTGTGGGGCGGCTGCGGAGACAACCTCAACTACGGCTACAGGTTCTCCAAGGAGTTTGTGGATGCACgtgagagggagaagagctACCCCAAAGGCTCATATGAGAGTGCCCGCCTGTTGATGAATCTTCACAACAATGAGGCTGGAAGGAGG ACGGTGTCGGACCTTGCCCACGTGTCCTGCAAGTGCCACGGGGTATCGGGCTCCTGCAGCCTGAAGACTTGCTGGCTGCAGCTGGCTGACTTCCGCAAGGTGGGCGACGCGCTGAAGGAAAAGTACGACAGCGCGGCCGCCATGAAGCTCAACTCGCGTGGGAAGATGGTGCAGATCCACAGCAAGTTCAACGCTCCCACCAGTCACGACCTGGTGTACATCGAGTCCAGTCCAGACTACTGCCTGAAGAACCAGAGCACGGGCTCCCTGGGCACAGTGGGGCGCCTTTGTAACAAGACCTCAGAGGGCATGGATGGGTGCGAGCTGATGTGCTGCGGACGCGGCTATGACCAGTACAAGGCCCAGATAGTGGAGCGCTGCCACTGTAAGTTCCACTGGTGCTGCTACGTCAAGTGCAAGCGCTGCACCAAAATCGTAGACCAATTCGTCTGCAAGTGA